Below is a window of Prionailurus viverrinus isolate Anna chromosome A1, UM_Priviv_1.0, whole genome shotgun sequence DNA.
CCCGttcttcatataaaaaaaacCGGGCAAAACCATCTCAGAAACAGAATCAACAGCAGACTAAAACACTTACCTCAATAAAATTCAAACAACCATCATTGGGTACAAAGGCGGTGATTTTCTTGCCATTCTTGATCAGCTGGACCCTGACACACTTCCTGATGGCAGAATTTGGCTGTTTGGCTTCAACCCCTCTAAAACATAAAGAGCACAGCAATGAGGTGCCTTTCTGAGAAGGCATACATTTTAGTTTGTTAGGCAGAGAATTCATTAGACATTATGCTCTTTCCACCTAGTCGGTCTAATCCTAAATTGGTTAACTCCTGTGATTTCAACCAAGCTTTCCCTCAGGGAAAATCTCTGGGCCCTTACCAGTTGtaaaaaatatgaatcaaaaatAAGAGATACAAAGACTACTGACTGGCAGTGCATTGATTAGTGccttaaaaattatcattttgtaAAGTCAACCTTCATGCAGCTCAACCTCAGATTTGCAACCTCAGGCAAGAAACTTCTCTTTACCTTAACTGTCCCAACTAGAAAGATGTGATTGCTAAGAATAAAATGATTGAGTGGCAATTTCTTAAGACAGCTCGTCCCTTCATTGTTACTACCCACCCCCCTCCAATGCCATCCCTAAGAGATTCAAAACCCCTTAGTTACTTAACCCCTAAGCCCCAAGTTACCAACTTCCAGACAAATATTCTACCCAAACACTTTAGAATTTatatctaaaattaacaacttcagATGTATTTGGTTCGCGTTACCATAGTAAAAGAAACCTTGAAGAAAAAGTGTGGACTTTCACTTACACTTTTTCCAGCACAATTCCTTTCGCATGGGAAGCGCCTCCAAAAGGGTTGGCCTTCAGGGCTGTGCCCAAATGGGCTTTCTTATACTGTTTATCATGCCACTTCTGATCTCGTCGGTGGCTACGAAGCTTCCTGGCAGTACGAAGACCACGACACTTGCCTAAAATTCAAAATCCTATGAGTTCTTCCGCAAGCACTCCAGTCATTTTACATCTTCTAAAACCCTAGCCTCACCTGGACTACAAGCCAATAGGTTCTTTCATTACAATGTAGCACATGGTCTAAACCTCAACCTCAAAGGATCCCTCGGACCAACAAAGGGTGAACACAAGTACTCCGATTGGTGCGTTTTCCCAAAGGAATGAGCCCCTTGTCAAGTTCCAGAGCGGCACCGGCTACCCAACGCCGGTCGGTAAGGCGAGCTCCGCGGCCTCCGCGCCGCATGGGCTCCTTCCGCACCCGGCCATGTGCCTGCCACGGCAGCGCTTCCCCGGCCTTCCCCAGCGGGCCTTCCGGTAGCGTCCTCACCGTTCTGTCTCTATTCTCCCGCCCGTCCCCGAGCCCCCGAGTTCAGCTTGCAGGCCCCTCAGCCCAAACCCGGACAGCTCACCCATCCTGCCAGCACCACGGGCCGGAGCAAAAGAGGGAAAGGCGCACAGGAAGGAGCCACAAGCCACTGCGAACAAGCTCCGCCCAGCCAAGGACCCAAGCAACTGTCTGCGCAGTGCCTGATCCGAAGCTGGCACCCTTTGAAAATGACAAGCTTGCACCACTTTCCAGAATCTGAGTTTTATTCAGTTTGTGGGAAATTCTGAACCACCTAACTTGCATTGCTGTTTATTTCGTTTTATGTCAAGgctggagacagaaggaaagtGGACTACCAATCCCAGAACTCTTTGCATGGAGACTCCCTGGAGGCGCCGGCGCTCTTGGCAAACCCAGGAAGGGGCGGGATTTAGTGGAGTTGAGTCGGACTAAAGGGAGGTACCTGGTTTGTGGCTGTTTGTGGTAGAGTGGAGGCCTTAACGCTTGTAGTTTGGAAAGTTAGATCTCTGAGCTTTAAACCCTACTCAAGCAGCATCGtaaattggagaaaaaaaaaaaaaatcagtgaagccATGTATTGTAAAACCGACATTTGGAAGTAGACCAAGCCTTAAAACAAAACCTGTCACTTAACTGATGCCATTTTAGGtgattaatttaactttttaaacttaaGGTTCTCCTGTAGAATGAAATAGATTTGAGAGATCTCTGGGATGTTGGTTCATTAGACAACTATTCTTAAAGTTGTTTTCTTCGTGCCAGGCATTAGTACAGGAGAGTtatctgttcttaaaaaaattattttctaggtacaagaaggcagaaataatatataagtgtatttaaagataaatgggaaagtttttttttgcagtttattatttttttgagagagattttgagagagagagagagggagagatgcgggagaggagcagagggagagagagtgaatcccaaccaggctccgtgctgtgagcCGGAAGCCCCCACCACCATCGTGATATTAGGAATCCTTAGATCATTGCCTGAGCCCAAATAggtgcttaaacgactgagccacccaggcactcctaaatgGGAAAGTTTTAAATACTGATAAGTGTCCTAGAGGATATAAAGTTCGTCAGGTGGTGGTAACTTGGGGATGGGGGTGGCTACTCTGGAATGGGTTTAAGAAGCCGTCTCTGTGGACATTACATGTGAACTGAGATCCTAAAGAAAAGGAACCAGTTAGACAAAGTATATGGGGTGGAGCATTCAGGAAAAGGGGCTCTCAATGAGGAGAATGAGAGGGGGCACTTTTTCAGAACTGAAGAATCAAGGAGGGGGAACTCAGTGAGTGAGGACTAGTGTGGCACTGGATGAGGTCTAAGGTGCACAGGAAATTGTGAAGCCTGTAGATCCTGGTAAAGGCTTTGTTTACTCTTTGTGTGACTGAATGCCATTGAAAAGTTTTGAGCAGGGGAGTAATGATAGGATATTACAGGTTTGATCCTATAAAAATATAGGAtcacttataaaaaaaaactgtaagagaTGAATCTGTGAGACCATTTGGGAGGGTGTTATAATAGTCCAGTTGAGACATGTAATGATAGCTTGGACTGTCAGTGAAGGTGGTAAAAAGTGTTGGATTTGATACACTGATGGTTGAGCTGGTGAGATTTGCTGAAGACTGTAGGATGTCAGAGAGGAATTATGATTTTCAACCTGAGCAACTGGGTGATTTGTGGTGTTCTTTATTAAGTGGGATATTTTGGGAGAGGAACAGATTTAGAAGGGGAAATTAAGAGTTCAGTTATCGATGTGTCAGTTTGAGATGCCTTTTGGACCTCTAGATAGGTATGGGAGGTAGGTAGTTGGATATATGTAGGGGGGGGTTCAAGGGAATTATCAGTGAGTGAATAGACAGTATTGAAAGCCATAGCCGGAAGTATTATCACTTAGGGAATGACTGTAGTTAGAACAGAGAAAGGTTGGAGACCTGAGCCTTGGGCACATTAAAACTTAGGATACAAAAGGGAGGTGAAGCAAAATAGCCTGAAGAGTGGCCGATTCTGTACTCTCATCAAAGCCAAGTTAAGTAGAAGTGAGCAAGTGTGAAAGGAAAGTAAGATGAGGACTGAGAATTGTCATGCATTTGGCAATGTGGAGGATTTTAGTGATTTTGTTAAGTGGGGTTCCCATGGAGTTGCAAAGATGTAAGCCTGATCTGGATTGGAGCCAAGACAATACGGGAAATAAAATAGTGTAGACAGAAGTTATTGACATATTTTGGAGAGCATATTTCTATAATGTGCAGAGAAAAGGGGTTCTGTCTGGAGGAGGATGTGGAGTGAGGATGAGTTTGTTTAAGATGGCAGACTGTATGACATTTTTGTAGGAGATTGTTccaatagagaagaaaaatggataGTTCATTAGAGAAAGGGGA
It encodes the following:
- the RPS23 gene encoding 40S ribosomal protein S23 isoform X2; amino-acid sequence: MGKCRGLRTARKLRSHRRDQKWHDKQYKKAHLGTALKANPFGGASHAKGIVLEKVGVEAKQPNSAIRKCVRVQLIKNGKKITAFVPNDGCLNFIEENDEVLVAGFGRKGHAVGDIPGVRFKVVKVANVSLLALYKGKKERPRS
- the RPS23 gene encoding 40S ribosomal protein S23 isoform X1, giving the protein MGKCRGLRTARKLRSHRRDQKWHDKQYKKAHLGTALKANPFGGASHAKGIVLEKVGVEAKQPNSAIRKCVRVQLIKNGKKITAFVPNDGCLNFIEENDEVLVAGFGRKGHAVGDIPGVRFKVVKVANVSLLALYKGKKERPRS